One part of the Chryseobacterium sp. 7 genome encodes these proteins:
- a CDS encoding ABC transporter substrate-binding protein, which yields MKQRILLLFTVFALTACKRESKISSSDWTNISARTQFKEHDGILELKSGNYAYNFKQNQTPFKKIILLNASMAGYISELGAENIIIGVSSPEYIYSAKIQNLIKEGKIQNVGSEQKYDVEKIISMKPDAIFTNHIASFDNTYELLKNNGIQVIFLDEYMEQKPLEKTAYIKLFGELLGKEKEAESKYQEVEKNYNDLKKLASTAREKPVVLANEMYGDVWYLPGGNTSVAHYISDANANYIMKDNKDEKALTMSFEEVYAKAGSVQYWVNAGSHTSKKEMLGMNPFYGKLDVFNKGKIYTIAGKENLKANDFFESGVVRADLILKDYIKIFHPELLQDYQLTYMKELQ from the coding sequence ATGAAACAAAGAATTTTACTTTTATTTACGGTTTTTGCGCTAACAGCTTGTAAAAGAGAATCAAAAATTTCGTCCTCAGATTGGACTAATATCTCTGCCCGTACCCAATTTAAGGAACATGATGGAATCTTGGAGCTGAAATCGGGAAATTACGCGTATAATTTTAAGCAAAATCAAACTCCTTTTAAGAAAATAATCTTACTCAATGCGAGTATGGCCGGATATATTTCAGAGCTTGGAGCAGAAAATATAATCATCGGTGTTTCAAGTCCGGAATATATTTATTCAGCAAAAATTCAGAACCTTATCAAAGAAGGAAAAATTCAAAATGTAGGAAGTGAGCAGAAATATGATGTGGAAAAGATCATTTCCATGAAGCCGGATGCTATTTTTACCAATCATATTGCCAGTTTTGACAATACATATGAATTGTTGAAAAACAACGGAATTCAGGTAATATTTCTGGATGAATATATGGAGCAGAAGCCTTTGGAAAAAACGGCTTATATCAAACTTTTCGGAGAGTTATTAGGAAAAGAAAAAGAAGCTGAATCCAAATATCAGGAAGTTGAGAAAAACTATAATGATTTGAAGAAGCTTGCTTCCACTGCCAGAGAAAAACCTGTTGTTCTTGCTAATGAAATGTATGGAGATGTCTGGTATCTTCCTGGTGGAAATACTTCTGTTGCCCATTATATTTCGGATGCCAATGCCAATTATATCATGAAGGACAATAAAGATGAAAAAGCTTTGACAATGAGTTTTGAAGAAGTATATGCCAAAGCGGGAAGCGTTCAGTACTGGGTGAATGCAGGAAGTCATACCTCAAAAAAAGAAATGCTGGGAATGAATCCTTTCTACGGAAAACTGGATGTATTCAATAAAGGAAAAATCTATACGATAGCCGGGAAAGAAAATTTGAAGGCTAATGACTTCTTCGAAAGTGGTGTTGTAAGAGCAGATTTAATCCTTAAAGACTACATCAAGATCTTCCACCCGGAACTTTTACAGGATTATCAGCTTACTTATATGAAAGAATTGCAGTAA
- a CDS encoding DUF2911 domain-containing protein: MKTMIKSATVLFAAMTISVNAFAQETKKPASPPATATGKIKDANITIAYSSPSVKGRTIWGGLEAYDKVWRAGANEATTFETDKDITIQGKKLPAGKYSFFLIPKQSGTWTAIFNKEPKQWGAYKYEEAKDALRVDVKTKALPATQETLVYKINNNGFTMDWDKISVPVEIK; the protein is encoded by the coding sequence ATGAAAACAATGATTAAATCTGCTACCGTACTTTTTGCTGCGATGACGATTTCAGTGAATGCTTTTGCGCAGGAGACTAAAAAGCCTGCCAGTCCTCCGGCTACTGCTACGGGAAAAATTAAAGATGCAAACATTACCATTGCCTATAGCAGCCCTTCTGTTAAAGGACGTACCATATGGGGTGGTTTAGAAGCTTACGATAAAGTTTGGCGTGCGGGTGCCAATGAAGCCACTACCTTCGAAACAGATAAAGATATTACCATTCAGGGTAAAAAGCTTCCTGCAGGTAAATACAGCTTTTTCTTAATCCCTAAACAAAGTGGAACCTGGACTGCCATTTTTAACAAAGAGCCAAAACAATGGGGCGCTTATAAATACGAGGAAGCAAAGGATGCTTTACGTGTTGATGTAAAAACAAAGGCTTTACCAGCAACACAGGAAACTTTAGTTTATAAAATAAACAATAACGGATTCACAATGGATTGGGATAAAATCTCAGTTCCTGTAGAGATTAAATAA
- a CDS encoding sodium:solute symporter, with protein sequence MSNIDWTVLIFTLVAVVVYGVFIGRGQKSNESYLKADNKMPWYIVLIGIMATQASAITFLSAPGQAYTDGMRFVQYYFGLPLAMIVICITFIPIFQRLNVYTAYEYLENRFDKKTRVLTSLLFLFSRGLSTGISIYAPSIILSSVLNWNIYLTNVLTGGILLIYTYVGGAKAIAHTQKLQFLIILGTMAFAGYLLIQNMPNGIGFNDALYLAGKSGKLNVITTEFDWKDKYNIWSGLIGGFFLALSYFGTDQSQVGRYITAKDNTNAKMGLLLNGLVKIPMQFAILLIGALLFAFFSLKPAPIYFNERSYQHLKEVKPEQAAIFEKEHQDLQIKFNAESKEILELKETHSPKLTKTIQDFKSTQTQVKALHGRVEEAINNSNYNAEKTDTNYIFLYFVKNTLPVGMIGLLFAVIFLASWGSISAALNSLAACSLKDVHLIFKKEIPDEKTELKYSRLHTLAWGIFSIGVAMFATQMGSLIEAVNVLGSLFYGPILGIFLVAFYYKKSKVLMYLLQQFYLKLRLLPCISSILFLFFGLM encoded by the coding sequence ATGAGTAATATAGATTGGACAGTTCTTATTTTTACACTTGTTGCAGTGGTGGTGTACGGTGTATTCATCGGCCGTGGCCAAAAAAGTAATGAATCTTACCTGAAAGCAGATAATAAAATGCCCTGGTATATTGTGCTGATAGGGATTATGGCGACACAGGCAAGTGCTATTACCTTTCTTTCGGCACCGGGACAGGCATATACAGACGGCATGCGTTTCGTTCAGTATTATTTTGGTCTGCCTTTGGCAATGATTGTGATCTGTATCACTTTTATCCCGATTTTTCAGCGCTTAAATGTTTACACGGCTTATGAGTATTTAGAAAATCGTTTTGATAAAAAAACAAGAGTGCTTACTTCACTGCTTTTTCTTTTCTCCAGAGGATTATCAACGGGAATCAGCATTTACGCGCCCAGTATCATTTTATCAAGCGTATTAAACTGGAATATTTATTTAACCAATGTATTAACAGGTGGTATTCTGTTGATCTATACCTATGTTGGAGGAGCAAAAGCAATTGCCCATACCCAAAAATTACAGTTTCTCATTATTCTGGGAACAATGGCTTTTGCAGGGTATTTACTTATTCAAAATATGCCGAATGGAATTGGTTTTAATGATGCGCTTTATCTGGCGGGGAAATCCGGAAAGCTGAACGTAATCACTACAGAATTCGATTGGAAAGATAAATACAATATTTGGAGTGGTTTAATTGGAGGTTTTTTTCTGGCGCTTTCTTACTTCGGGACAGATCAGAGTCAGGTGGGGAGATACATTACTGCGAAAGACAACACTAATGCAAAAATGGGTTTGCTGTTAAATGGATTGGTTAAAATTCCGATGCAGTTTGCAATTCTTCTGATTGGTGCTTTGCTTTTTGCATTCTTTTCTCTAAAACCGGCTCCGATTTATTTTAACGAACGTTCTTATCAACATTTAAAAGAAGTAAAACCTGAACAGGCTGCAATCTTTGAAAAAGAGCATCAGGATTTACAGATAAAGTTCAATGCAGAATCGAAAGAAATTTTAGAGCTGAAAGAAACTCATTCACCCAAGCTCACAAAAACGATTCAGGATTTTAAAAGCACACAAACCCAAGTAAAGGCATTGCACGGCAGGGTAGAGGAAGCGATCAATAATTCAAACTATAATGCCGAGAAAACGGATACCAATTACATTTTCCTGTATTTCGTAAAAAATACTTTGCCTGTAGGGATGATCGGTTTACTTTTTGCCGTCATTTTTCTGGCCAGCTGGGGTTCTATTTCGGCAGCACTGAATTCCCTTGCCGCCTGCTCCCTGAAAGATGTTCATCTGATATTTAAAAAAGAAATTCCTGATGAGAAAACCGAATTGAAGTATAGCCGTCTGCATACTTTAGCATGGGGTATTTTCTCAATCGGTGTAGCGATGTTTGCTACTCAAATGGGCTCCCTTATTGAAGCTGTTAATGTACTGGGTTCTCTTTTCTACGGACCGATATTAGGGATTTTCCTGGTTGCATTTTACTATAAAAAATCGAAGGTTCTAATGTATTTATTGCAACAGTTTTATCTGAAATTGCGGTTATTGCCGTGTATCAGTTCGATATTGTTTCTTTTCTTTGGCTTAATGTAA
- a CDS encoding PIG-L family deacetylase, with product MFKKVSTVFILGFYTVFCSAQQVRPSKSSEIYREIKTLKQLPKVLYLAAHPDDENTGLLSWLINDQNVETGYLSLTRGDGGQNLLGTEQGAALGLIRTHELLEARKLDGAQQFFTRAIDFGFSKNTTDTFKQWNADSITADVVWVIRKFRPDVIICRFPPTAAAGHGQHAASAVVAEKAFKLAGDKTAFPDQLKYVNVWQPKRVLWNTFRFGSVNTTAENQLKVTVGQYDAQLGMGYGELAGLSRSLHKSQGAGTQSVAGIRTEYFSHVVGEPAKTTLFDGVVKSWTSQGNADIDQSLDQIISSFNFNNPDQSLPALLALRKKVMGLKDAELKKDKIKSLDNIILSCAGFMGEVVTNQAEAVAGDHYNFRLNLISRAANPVVLENVQWLSQSENFNRKLSKDSLITIQHDIQIPADAAITEPYWLAKPPTNAATFSVPNDTLIGLPEAESPLNVLLGLKIGSENFQVKLPLSFKKLDPVRGDVVEALRIVPALELKFTQPLYLAKENEDLHLSLIFKVNSNKQFNNGKLNLMYNGEQLGSTNISSINGKDTTIDYVIPKNKLASIHSDRLQLDAGFVAGGITYNKKQILIQYPHLPFLQYFAPAAVTIMKGDIQAKVKKVGYIEGAGDFIPEFLRIAGIQVDVLKDEDFYGSLDGSGGNGSQNKLSQYDAIVLGVRANNTEKKLGRWMPFLWSYVKGGGNLVMQYNTNQDTTVDQLGMYNFNIANKRVTEENAAVTFLNPNHKLLNFPNKITADDFKGWVQERGAYFPAQWDAAYEPLFEMHDTDEEPLKGSTLYAKYGKGNFIYTPLAFFRQLPAGNVGAARLFFNFLSAQKN from the coding sequence ATGTTCAAAAAAGTAAGTACAGTATTTATCCTTGGATTTTATACGGTTTTTTGTTCGGCCCAACAGGTCCGGCCCTCAAAATCATCTGAAATTTACCGCGAAATCAAAACCCTGAAACAGCTGCCTAAAGTTTTATACCTTGCAGCTCATCCCGATGATGAAAATACAGGATTGCTTTCCTGGTTAATCAATGACCAAAATGTAGAAACAGGTTATTTGTCTTTAACCAGAGGAGATGGCGGTCAGAATTTATTAGGCACAGAGCAAGGTGCTGCGTTGGGATTGATCAGAACGCATGAACTTTTAGAGGCAAGAAAGTTAGACGGAGCCCAACAGTTTTTTACCCGGGCGATTGATTTCGGGTTCTCTAAAAACACGACTGATACCTTTAAGCAATGGAATGCAGACAGTATTACAGCAGACGTAGTTTGGGTAATCCGAAAATTCCGTCCGGATGTGATTATCTGTCGTTTTCCACCTACTGCTGCGGCAGGGCACGGACAGCATGCGGCTTCGGCGGTGGTTGCAGAAAAAGCTTTCAAACTGGCAGGTGACAAAACAGCTTTTCCGGATCAGCTAAAATATGTAAATGTATGGCAGCCAAAACGAGTACTGTGGAATACTTTCCGGTTTGGTTCAGTTAATACAACAGCTGAAAATCAACTGAAAGTAACAGTAGGGCAATACGATGCACAATTGGGAATGGGCTATGGTGAATTGGCAGGGTTAAGCAGAAGTTTACATAAAAGCCAGGGTGCAGGAACACAATCTGTAGCCGGTATCAGAACCGAATATTTTTCCCATGTTGTCGGTGAGCCGGCAAAAACAACACTTTTCGATGGAGTCGTTAAAAGCTGGACTTCACAAGGAAACGCTGATATTGATCAATCGTTAGATCAAATTATCTCATCTTTCAATTTCAATAACCCAGACCAGAGTTTACCAGCTTTGCTTGCTTTACGAAAAAAAGTAATGGGACTAAAAGATGCAGAACTGAAAAAGGATAAAATTAAATCTCTTGATAATATCATTTTAAGCTGTGCCGGGTTTATGGGCGAGGTGGTTACCAATCAGGCTGAAGCTGTTGCCGGAGATCATTATAATTTCAGGTTAAATCTGATTTCAAGAGCTGCAAATCCTGTCGTTTTAGAAAATGTACAATGGTTAAGTCAATCAGAAAACTTCAACAGAAAGCTCTCAAAAGATTCTTTAATTACCATTCAGCATGATATTCAGATTCCTGCAGATGCAGCAATCACAGAACCTTATTGGTTAGCAAAACCGCCCACGAATGCGGCCACTTTCTCTGTTCCAAATGATACTTTAATCGGTTTGCCTGAGGCAGAATCACCACTGAATGTTTTGCTTGGTTTAAAAATTGGTTCAGAAAATTTTCAGGTTAAACTTCCTCTATCTTTCAAGAAATTAGATCCGGTTCGAGGTGATGTAGTTGAAGCCTTGCGCATTGTTCCTGCATTGGAACTGAAATTTACACAGCCGCTTTATTTAGCCAAAGAAAATGAAGATTTGCATTTGAGTTTAATTTTTAAGGTTAATTCCAATAAACAGTTCAACAATGGTAAATTAAACCTGATGTATAATGGAGAACAATTAGGGAGTACTAATATAAGTTCGATCAATGGAAAAGATACTACTATCGATTACGTGATTCCAAAAAATAAGCTTGCCTCAATACATTCGGATCGTTTGCAGCTGGATGCCGGTTTTGTTGCAGGTGGAATAACTTACAATAAAAAACAAATATTAATTCAGTATCCGCATTTGCCTTTCTTGCAATATTTTGCGCCTGCTGCTGTAACCATAATGAAAGGTGATATTCAGGCAAAGGTTAAAAAAGTAGGTTATATAGAAGGTGCTGGCGATTTCATTCCTGAATTCCTACGCATTGCAGGTATTCAGGTAGATGTGCTGAAAGATGAAGATTTTTATGGCAGCTTAGATGGATCCGGCGGAAACGGCAGTCAAAACAAACTATCACAATATGATGCTATCGTTTTGGGGGTTCGTGCAAACAATACCGAGAAAAAGCTGGGCCGCTGGATGCCTTTTTTATGGTCTTATGTAAAAGGCGGAGGTAATTTAGTGATGCAGTATAACACCAATCAGGATACGACCGTTGACCAATTGGGGATGTACAACTTTAATATTGCTAATAAGCGTGTTACTGAAGAAAATGCTGCGGTTACTTTTTTAAATCCAAATCATAAATTATTGAACTTTCCAAATAAAATTACAGCAGATGATTTTAAAGGCTGGGTACAGGAGCGTGGCGCCTATTTCCCTGCTCAATGGGATGCAGCGTATGAACCGCTTTTTGAAATGCATGATACAGATGAAGAACCACTGAAGGGTTCCACTTTATATGCCAAATACGGGAAGGGTAATTTTATTTATACCCCTTTGGCGTTTTTCAGACAGCTGCCTGCGGGAAATGTGGGTGCAGCGCGTTTATTTTTTAACTTTTTATCTGCACAGAAAAACTGA
- a CDS encoding helix-turn-helix domain-containing protein, whose product MYKWEIEELKFQIGKLIQLYRLKRGFSQFQLGNELNISSNHVGRIERAETNPTIESLVTFCNFLEIDMLYLFTKLNEKELKKIESEIDQLQKEFKNQNKRKS is encoded by the coding sequence ATGTATAAATGGGAAATAGAAGAATTAAAATTTCAAATTGGAAAACTTATTCAATTATATAGATTAAAAAGGGGATTTTCACAGTTCCAGCTTGGAAATGAGCTCAATATCTCAAGTAACCATGTTGGTAGAATTGAAAGAGCTGAAACTAATCCAACCATTGAAAGTCTTGTTACATTCTGCAATTTTCTTGAAATAGATATGTTATATTTATTTACAAAACTAAACGAAAAAGAATTAAAGAAGATTGAAAGTGAAATCGATCAACTACAAAAAGAATTTAAAAATCAAAATAAGAGAAAATCCTGA
- a CDS encoding amidohydrolase, with the protein MEKLHKHTHGCTHCACNNPVLEILKEELFSPENVAKMKSVSGKKTSQKPQALMVSGGTIRPMIGGSTDTVEAVGFANGKVVITGDQKSVEKFMLKNHPKYQKKVLTGTQTLLPGLIEPHVHMVPTAMMSDWLDVSPFNGQDLLPVYDLTSVGAIINKNIPKIPGYVILGRGLDPSLMPFVVKADGTKELQTIDNTVLDSINSEVPVMLLSASMHTLYLNTKALQHVFQKSSEIQKQYKTVDQYILETKGQLQESPEMTPALKVVMLQIIAMSVHINKYLTELFQLANSRGVTFMYDAGLNKGFETLLRLYSEIHPELVRTGGAYICSSQEDANNLGAYRQPDDYKPVYYGHVKVVSDGSNQGLTGYQSAPYLCDPANNTGIFNFPQTGIPAHTIPPSYNTLINTVVAAKGWPLMVHANGDQAVAFAINAYQSALAQYKGPELRNRIEHCSLLTPDQITNMLQMGVSPSFLIGHVGYWGYAFKKVIFGEKAQMLDLCGSTLAVGMRITLHSDNEVSPLGPLRMMEQSITRIMEKKTTSIDVLNSAECLTPEQALIAVTYDAAWQCYADKWVGSLNEGYFADFVILGQDPLSLTSQSQQYMKMRNIPVLETWVGGICVYTPDQKTSQNGKAVSEKNRVVSDSL; encoded by the coding sequence ATGGAAAAATTACACAAACACACACATGGCTGCACGCATTGTGCCTGCAATAATCCTGTTTTGGAAATTCTTAAAGAAGAACTTTTCAGTCCGGAAAATGTGGCAAAAATGAAATCCGTTTCCGGAAAAAAAACCAGCCAAAAACCGCAAGCTCTTATGGTGAGCGGAGGAACCATCCGTCCTATGATTGGCGGATCCACTGATACTGTTGAAGCTGTTGGATTTGCCAATGGGAAAGTGGTGATCACCGGTGATCAAAAATCTGTAGAAAAATTTATGCTTAAAAATCATCCAAAATATCAAAAAAAGGTATTAACCGGAACTCAGACTCTGCTTCCCGGTTTAATAGAACCCCATGTTCATATGGTTCCTACTGCAATGATGTCTGATTGGCTGGATGTAAGCCCATTCAATGGTCAGGATTTGCTGCCTGTCTACGATTTAACTTCTGTGGGAGCAATTATCAACAAAAATATTCCTAAAATTCCTGGTTATGTTATTTTGGGAAGAGGGCTGGATCCGTCACTAATGCCTTTTGTGGTAAAAGCTGACGGAACAAAAGAACTTCAGACTATTGATAATACGGTGCTTGACAGTATTAATTCTGAAGTGCCTGTCATGCTATTAAGTGCTTCTATGCACACTCTTTATTTAAATACTAAGGCTTTGCAGCATGTATTCCAAAAAAGCAGTGAGATTCAGAAACAGTACAAGACAGTTGATCAGTATATTTTGGAAACGAAAGGCCAGCTTCAGGAAAGTCCGGAGATGACACCTGCTTTGAAAGTGGTTATGCTGCAGATTATTGCGATGAGCGTTCATATTAATAAATATCTTACTGAACTTTTCCAATTGGCGAATTCCAGGGGAGTCACTTTCATGTATGATGCCGGACTGAATAAAGGTTTTGAAACACTTTTAAGGCTATATTCTGAGATTCATCCTGAATTGGTAAGAACGGGTGGAGCATATATTTGTTCAAGTCAGGAAGATGCCAATAATTTGGGTGCTTATAGGCAGCCTGATGATTATAAACCTGTTTATTACGGACACGTAAAAGTGGTTTCTGATGGTTCTAATCAGGGATTGACCGGGTATCAAAGTGCTCCGTATTTGTGTGATCCTGCTAATAATACAGGGATATTCAATTTTCCGCAGACCGGCATTCCCGCGCATACCATTCCACCGAGTTATAATACATTGATTAATACGGTGGTGGCTGCTAAAGGCTGGCCTCTGATGGTTCATGCCAATGGAGATCAGGCGGTAGCATTTGCAATCAATGCTTATCAAAGCGCTCTTGCTCAGTATAAAGGTCCCGAACTTCGTAACCGTATCGAGCATTGCTCACTGCTGACTCCGGATCAAATTACCAATATGCTTCAAATGGGCGTTTCGCCAAGTTTTCTTATCGGGCATGTTGGGTATTGGGGATATGCCTTTAAAAAAGTGATATTCGGTGAAAAGGCGCAGATGCTGGATCTTTGCGGATCTACGCTGGCTGTCGGGATGAGAATTACCCTTCATAGTGATAATGAAGTAAGTCCGTTAGGTCCTTTAAGAATGATGGAACAATCCATTACCAGAATTATGGAGAAAAAAACAACAAGCATTGACGTTTTGAACAGTGCCGAATGTCTTACTCCGGAACAGGCCCTGATAGCGGTTACCTACGATGCTGCATGGCAGTGTTATGCAGATAAATGGGTAGGTTCATTAAATGAAGGCTACTTTGCCGATTTCGTAATATTAGGACAGGATCCTCTTTCTTTAACGTCTCAATCTCAGCAATATATGAAAATGAGAAATATTCCGGTGTTGGAAACCTGGGTAGGAGGGATCTGTGTATATACGCCGGATCAAAAGACAAGTCAAAATGGAAAGGCGGTGTCCGAAAAAAACAGGGTTGTGTCAGATAGCTTATAG